One window from the genome of Streptomyces sp. NBC_00287 encodes:
- a CDS encoding GtrA family protein, producing MKSPLSHKPKAATPAGPGPLASFIRFVILGGGTGILASLAVPLLAMAMPWAASNAVITIVSTLLCTELHARYTFARGRGARWREHWQSAGTATAAYLTTSLAIWALHLIQPCPGMLTEQTVYLSASALAGTARYLTLRLYVFTTRRTARTAPPVRHQQTPTEPVLAA from the coding sequence ATGAAGTCGCCGCTTTCACACAAGCCCAAGGCGGCGACCCCGGCAGGCCCCGGCCCCCTCGCCTCCTTCATCCGGTTCGTCATCCTCGGGGGCGGCACCGGCATCCTCGCCAGCCTCGCCGTACCGCTGCTGGCCATGGCCATGCCCTGGGCGGCCTCGAACGCGGTCATCACGATCGTCTCCACCCTGCTGTGCACCGAACTTCACGCCCGCTACACCTTCGCCCGAGGACGCGGCGCCCGATGGCGAGAGCACTGGCAGTCAGCCGGCACAGCAACCGCCGCCTACCTCACGACCAGCCTCGCCATATGGGCCCTGCACCTCATACAGCCCTGCCCCGGCATGCTGACCGAGCAGACCGTCTACCTCAGCGCCTCCGCCCTCGCAGGCACGGCCCGCTACCTCACCCTCCGCCTCTACGTCTTCACCACCCGCCGCACGGCCCGGACCGCACCACCGGTCAGACACCAGCAGACGCCGACCGAACCCGTCCTCGCGGCATAG
- a CDS encoding DUF4097 family beta strand repeat-containing protein, with translation MQTFKTPAPISAVLDIPAGRIQLIAADRPDTVVEVRPANAAKSRDVKAAEQLEVGYDDGVLRIQAPEGGNRLLGPSGSVEVTVKLPAGSRVEAKTAAGELRVVGRLGDVEFDGAYHRIKIDEAASLRLTATDGDVEVGRLGGPAKISTQRGDIRIAEAVRGEVVLSTQSGDISVTAAAGVSAALDAGTGYGRISNALKNDGTAELDIRATTTHGDITARSL, from the coding sequence ATGCAGACGTTCAAGACCCCCGCCCCGATCTCCGCCGTCCTGGACATCCCCGCCGGACGCATCCAGCTCATCGCCGCCGACCGGCCCGACACCGTCGTCGAGGTCCGGCCCGCCAACGCCGCCAAGTCCCGTGACGTGAAAGCGGCGGAGCAGCTGGAGGTCGGCTACGACGACGGCGTCCTGCGGATCCAGGCCCCGGAAGGAGGCAACCGGCTCCTCGGCCCGTCCGGGTCCGTCGAGGTCACCGTCAAGCTGCCCGCCGGCTCCCGCGTCGAGGCGAAGACGGCCGCCGGCGAACTGCGCGTCGTCGGCCGCCTCGGGGACGTCGAGTTCGACGGCGCCTACCACCGCATCAAGATCGACGAGGCCGCGAGCCTGCGCCTCACCGCCACCGACGGCGACGTCGAGGTCGGCCGGCTGGGCGGCCCCGCGAAGATCAGCACCCAGCGGGGCGACATCCGCATCGCCGAGGCCGTACGCGGCGAGGTCGTCCTCAGCACCCAGTCCGGCGACATCTCGGTCACCGCCGCCGCCGGAGTCTCCGCCGCCCTGGACGCCGGCACCGGCTACGGCCGGATCAGCAACGCCCTCAAGAACGACGGCACCGCCGAACTCGACATCCGCGCCACCACCACCCACGGCGACATCACCGCCCGCAGCCTCTGA
- a CDS encoding DUF6924 domain-containing protein codes for MPEIVGRDEFDALVIRTDFDDAAAWQAVAAALAQPWGDNGEFEASVYLIDDPAWAELGPDEVLNAVRRDENLSVVFLADRVTMQSVHHALLALDIAEDEDDDLDPMYYQELIDSPPPREFRTVPAGVHAVHGNLSIGNMDFAEFAEAAFADPDRIYRSF; via the coding sequence ATGCCTGAGATTGTCGGGCGGGATGAATTCGACGCTCTGGTCATCAGGACTGACTTCGATGACGCCGCCGCATGGCAGGCGGTGGCGGCGGCCTTGGCTCAACCATGGGGAGACAACGGCGAGTTCGAAGCCTCCGTGTACCTCATCGACGATCCTGCTTGGGCCGAGCTCGGGCCCGATGAGGTCCTCAACGCCGTGAGACGCGACGAAAACCTGAGCGTGGTGTTCCTCGCCGACCGAGTCACGATGCAGTCTGTCCATCACGCGCTGCTGGCCCTCGACATCGCCGAGGACGAAGACGACGACCTCGACCCGATGTACTACCAGGAGCTCATCGACTCCCCGCCACCTCGCGAATTCCGGACTGTTCCGGCGGGCGTCCACGCGGTGCACGGAAACCTGTCGATCGGCAACATGGACTTCGCGGAGTTCGCAGAGGCGGCGTTCGCCGATCCCGACCGGATCTATCGGTCCTTCTGA
- a CDS encoding HIT family protein, producing the protein MTGDWRTDRIGAALRGENPTVLRRLESGFAVIGDVQFLPGYSVLLVDERKVQRLSDLPRAKRLSFLSDMDRLGEAVERACRQLDPQFRRVNLEILGNTDPFLHAHVWPRFEWEPAELVGRPVWLYPRERWSDERFRLGPQHDVLRDAIAGELDRLRLMG; encoded by the coding sequence GTGACAGGTGACTGGCGGACGGACCGGATCGGTGCTGCTCTGCGTGGCGAGAACCCGACCGTGCTGCGGAGGCTTGAGTCGGGGTTTGCGGTGATCGGCGATGTGCAGTTCCTGCCGGGCTACTCGGTTCTCCTCGTGGATGAACGGAAAGTTCAACGGCTGTCTGACTTGCCGAGGGCGAAGCGGCTGTCGTTTCTGTCCGACATGGACCGGCTCGGCGAAGCGGTCGAACGGGCCTGTCGCCAGCTGGACCCCCAGTTCCGCCGGGTCAACCTTGAGATCCTGGGGAACACCGACCCGTTCCTGCACGCCCATGTCTGGCCGCGGTTCGAGTGGGAACCAGCCGAGTTGGTGGGCCGGCCGGTGTGGCTGTATCCGCGTGAGCGATGGAGTGACGAGCGGTTCAGGCTCGGTCCGCAGCACGATGTGCTGCGGGACGCGATCGCCGGCGAACTGGACAGGCTGCGTTTGATGGGCTGA